From the genome of Fusarium fujikuroi IMI 58289 draft genome, chromosome FFUJ_chr06:
TCGCCTCCGACGTCGTTCCAGGAAGGACACTTACTAGCAAGTCCGGCACATTGGCTTATCTTGCACCTGAAGTTTACGCTGGCAAAGGATACGATGTGCGGGCAGATTGGTGGTCCTTGGGTGTTCTCTTCTACGAGTGTATCTACAACAAGGTAAGCTTGTTAAACTGCACTGGTCATATATACATCTTTTCTCATTTGATATAGCGCCCCTTCGAAGGTGGCTCCGAAGGATCTCTCAGTCAACAGATCCAGGCCGCTTCTCCCAAATATCCTGTTACACAACCGCCTGTGTCCCTAGCTTGCCTCTACGCAATCGGCTCCGCGCTCGACCCGAACCGCGAAACTCGAATGGGCTCAACATGGGAGAGCTTCACGCAAAACGAATTCTTCAAGTGTTTTGATTTCGAACTGCTCGAACTTAAGAGAATCGAGCCCATATTTGTTCCTTCATCCGAGAAGACTAATTTCGATGCCACATACGACCTCGAAGAGTTGCTATTAGAGGAGGCCCCACTGGAAGCCCGTGCGAGACGCCAGAAACCACGAGAGCGTCTAAAGGACGATGCGACTGAGAAAGAGATTAGGGAAGACGAGCTGTACCGCATGATTGAGACAGATTTCAAGCCGTTCGACTACACAGTGGCTGCTTATAAACGGTATGCCCTCCTGGACTGATGGCTGATATCGATTTGCTAACTTGAATAGAATCACTGAGGGCACTGGTGCAAATCCAGAAGGTCATCCTGACTCTGACAACGCTCCTCAAGCGATCACAACGGATGAAGCAACGCCTATGCCCGCAGTCAACGGAGGTTATCAGCCATCACCTCTTAATCCAAGTACCAGCAATGAGAACCGGCAGGGACGTCCTGTACGCCCTGCTCCGCCACCTCCGCTGCAGAATGACTTCCGAGCTCGCCACGTCCCGATTGTTGCCGGCCAACGGATGACAAGTCCTACTGGGGGCGTACAAGTAACTCTCGACGGCAGTGGTAGTTGGTCTGAACTAGCTCGCCAGGATGCAACCTTGCCTACAGATGCTAACAATATTGGCGACGGCAAGGGTGAAGGCTCTGGCGGTATGTTTGGATttctcaagggcaagaagggtcGCACAAATAGCCCCAAGCCGAAAGAAAGGGGTGTATTGGGCAAAGAAGGCGCGCGAGTTGTCATCGGATAGAGGACGATCGAGGCTCACACCAGGCCTTTTGCGTTTCAAAGTCGACCGATCAACAGCC
Proteins encoded in this window:
- a CDS encoding related to serine/threonine protein kinase, encoding MGNGQGKPVDLNGEVNLNHFRLLRVVGRGAFGKVRIVERKDTNLSFALKYIRKDEVVRSESVRNIIRERRMLEYVNHPFICNLRYSFQDIEYMYLVVDLMTGGDLRFHISRKTFTEEAVRFWIAELGCALRYVHSQNIIHRDIKPDNVLLDADGHVHLTDFNVASDVVPGRTLTSKSGTLAYLAPEVYAGKGYDVRADWWSLGVLFYECIYNKRPFEGGSEGSLSQQIQAASPKYPVTQPPVSLACLYAIGSALDPNRETRMGSTWESFTQNEFFKCFDFELLELKRIEPIFVPSSEKTNFDATYDLEELLLEEAPLEARARRQKPRERLKDDATEKEIREDELYRMIETDFKPFDYTVAAYKRITEGTGANPEGHPDSDNAPQAITTDEATPMPAVNGGYQPSPLNPSTSNENRQGRPVRPAPPPPLQNDFRARHVPIVAGQRMTSPTGGVQVTLDGSGSWSELARQDATLPTDANNIGDGKGEGSGGMFGFLKGKKGRTNSPKPKERGVLGKEGARVVIG